A window of Clostridioides sp. ES-S-0010-02 genomic DNA:
ATAAACCCATTTACTTCAATTTCCTCTAAGTACTGTATAGCTTTTATTGTTGCTTCTAAATCTTCAACATTGTATAGTTCTACTATTTTACTTGCAAGCTGTATTATTTTATCTTTATTAGCTAATAACATAATAATCAACCTTTTTTTATTCTAAGAAACTTTTTAATTCTAGTTCCTCAATAATTTTTTCTATTTTTTTCTTTTTTCTAAACCTCTTCGTTCTTGCTTTTATAGCTTCAAGTCTAGTTATTTTACTATTTAGCATCTTTTTAAATTTTAATTCTATTTCTTTGACTTTATTGTTAAAAGTTTCTATTGTTTTTTTCAAAATCTCATTTTCTTCTTTTAATCTTTCTATTTCTTTTCTTAAAATTCCAGCTCCAGCTTCCATCCCTTTTTTTATATTTTGGTCATTTTCATATCTAATTTTTAAAGACATTTTTTCTGTATGTAGTGCAGCGTTTTTATTTTCTAAGTCTGAAATTATTTTTTCTTTCTTTGAACATTTATCTTTTAGTTCTTCTATTCTACCAATAGCTATTTCATATTCTGCTTTTATTTCATCAAAATCTTTTTTAGTATATAAGTTTAAAAACATTTTATCCCCTCACTTTTTTAATTTCTTGGTATCTTAATAGCTTCTATTTTTTCACTGCAATCTTGAATTACTTTTTCTAGCATATTTATAACTTCTTTTTTTATATAATTTCTTGTTTCTTCGCTAACACTAAATTCTAAATTTTCATCCCAGCCAAAATCAAAGCTTATCATTCTAAAATTTGAAACATCATTACTTTCAATAATTTCTTTTATTTCTTTTGCTTCTTCTTTTGTACTAATTAACTCTTTGTATCTACGATATATTTCTTCTATTTTTTCAAATTCTTCATTAGTCATTAGCTTTTACCCTCTCTTTATCTATAAAGATTATTATTTGTTCTTTTCCCCATCCACAAATTTCTATTTTTTTATTATTTTCTTCACAGTAAGATTCAATTTCTTTCATAGTTATATTTTTTAATTTAAAATCCATGGCAGTTATAAAATTACCTTTTTCTAGTATTTTTTCTATCTTGCTCTTTACTTCAAAGTGACCACACATACACCCATTTTTATTCTCAACTCTACAAGTATTATTAAATTTACATATTTTGCAAATATACTCTCCAGCCTTGGAACATATCGCATCTATTTCTTTATTCATTCTTATTACACCCCTATTCACTTTTCAATTTCATATAATCTAATACTTTTCTTAGTTTTAATTCTTCCATACAATATTTATATAAATTAGGATGTGTCTTTTTTAACATTTGAAATCTGTTAGGTTCTTTTTCTAAATGACATCCATAAATACAGAAAATGCATCCTGTGCGCTTACATAACGTAGTCTTATATGTTTCTATTGTTTCTATTAAATTAGCTTCTATTTCTTTTTTAACCTCACCATACGCTTTAGAAATCATCAATTTATATATATATATATATTTCAATATATCCTGTTCTGTCCAAAACGCTAAAGGTGTAGAAACTGGTCTATCTCTTCCAAAAGCATTGCAGCCTTGTTCCAAATAGTTTCTTTTTCTTAAATTACTTTCTTGTGTCATAGTTCCTATAACTGCTTTTTTACCTGTCTTTTTCTCATATTCCTTAAAAGGTGTTTTTTTCATAATTTCACAACATTTATCACTAATTTCAAAAGGGGCATCTATCATGTATTTCCATTTTTTTGAGATAACAAATTGACTCTTACTTCCATCCTTATTAATTCCATTTAAATGTTTATTTTTTATCACTTCGCTCTTGGTATTTCTAACTTTAGATATGTAATGACTTTGTTCTTTGCTTATAACTGGATAACCATATTTTGATATGACCTTCTTAAAATTTATTTTAGGTTTTATTATTGTTACATTTTCTTTTGTTTTTACAAACTCTTTAATCTCTGGATATTCTAAACCAGTATTACAGA
This region includes:
- a CDS encoding phosphoadenosine phosphosulfate reductase family protein; the protein is MALKQKQSLPLEAKIILTKRRLKEWYEYWEGDIYISFSGGKDSTVLLDIARQMYPNVEAVFCNTGLEYPEIKEFVKTKENVTIIKPKINFKKVISKYGYPVISKEQSHYISKVRNTKSEVIKNKHLNGINKDGSKSQFVISKKWKYMIDAPFEISDKCCEIMKKTPFKEYEKKTGKKAVIGTMTQESNLRKRNYLEQGCNAFGRDRPVSTPLAFWTEQDILKYIYIYKLMISKAYGEVKKEIEANLIETIETYKTTLCKRTGCIFCIYGCHLEKEPNRFQMLKKTHPNLYKYCMEELKLRKVLDYMKLKSE